Sequence from the Hamadaea flava genome:
GGGCGGTCGACGAGACCCGGGACCGGGACGCGCCGTTCGACTTGACGATCGCGATCGGCTACGACGGCCGCGAGGAGATCGTCGACGCGGTCCGGTCGCTGATCGACGTGCAGGCGCGGCTCGGCGTGACCCCCGAGGAACTCGCCGAGCGGATCAGCCCGGAGGACATCGCCGCCCACCTCTACACGAGCGGCCTGCCCGATCCCGACCTCGTCATCCGGACCAGCGGCGAGATCCGGCTCTCCGGCTTCCTGATCTGGCAGGCGGCGTACTCCGAGCTGTACTTCTGCGACGTGTACTGGCCCGGGTTCCGCTACATCGACTTCCTGCGGGCGCTGCGGTCGTACGCCCGGCGGCAGCGCCGATTCGGCGCCTGACCCGTCACGCGTACGCGCGGCGCAGGCGGGCGAAGGCGCGCTCGTCGCTCGGAGCGTCCACGAAGGACTTGATCCGCTCGGCGCAGTCGCGGGGGCTCAGCTCGCTGGTGTCGACCTCGACGTCGTACACGGCGTCGCGATGCACCAGCGGATAGTGCGACTCCGCCTTGCCGATCGCGCGGTCGCCGCGGGCCGCCTCGCGTCGCTGCAACTCCGGCAGCGGGCAGTAGACCTTGACGAACACGACGTCGGCTGGGAAAAGCTCCACACACTCCCGCAGCCACGACGGCTTCCGGAGCACATGGTCCAGCACCACGTCGTTGCCGCCCTCGGCCATTCCGGCCGCTGCCCGGTGGTAGCCCGCGGCCAGCCGCTGGAGCGTCGCCTCCAGCTCGTCCGCGCTCATCGGGCGCTGGTGGCGCATCGAGTTCAGGGCGTCCACCGGCATGAAGTAGTACGGCCGGTCGAGCAGCGGCAGCAGTTCGCGGGCGATGCTCGTCTTGCCCGCGCTCGAGGTGCCGTTGAGGAGGATGATCTGGCCGGTCCGCGGGCGTTCCATGATCACGACCTTACAACTGCTACTTTTCTTGAAGTCCGTCAAGGAAGGGGAACCGATGGCCGAGCAGCCCGTCGACCGCCGTGTACGCGTACTCGGCCAGCCGGTCGACGAGTATCCGGAGGTCCCGCCGGAGGCGGCGCGGGGCGAGGTGCTCCGGGTCACCGTCGTCGGCGAGGAGATCCTTCACCGGCCCTGCCAGGACGTGACCGAGTTCGGCACCCCGGAGCTGGCGAAGCTCGTCGACGACATGTTCGCCACACAGCTCGTCGCCCAGGGCGTCGGCCTGGCGGCGAACCAGGTCGACGTCGACCTGCGGCTGTTCGTCTACGACTGCCCCGACGACGACGGCGTACGCCACGTCGGGCACATCTGCAATCCTGTGCTGGACGAGCTGCCCCCGGCCGCGCGCCGGCTGGTCGAGCACGACGAGGGCTGCCTGTCCGTTCCCGGCCCGTACGCCCCGGTGTCGCGGCCGGACCGGGCGATCGTGCGTGGCCAGGACAAGGACGGCAATCCGCTGGTCATCGAGGGCTTCGGCTACTTCGCGCGGTGCCTTCAGCACGAGACCGACCACCTCAACGGCAAGCTCTACATCGACCGCCTCGGCAGCCGTCAGCGCAAGGGCGTCCTCAAGGAGATGGAGACCCGCAAGGACGAGGTCTTCGCGCGCCGCGCCGAGAAAGCCGCCGCCCTCGGCAAGTAGCCGTGTAGAGAACCGCGCCGCGGCTCCGACCCGCTCGTGACAGCCCCTCGAAAGGAGGGGACACGAGAGGGGGAACACGATGAACGAGCACCGCGCCGGCTGGCGGGAATGGGCCGGTCTCGGCGTACTCGCGCTGCCGACGCTGCTGGTCTCGATCGACGTCTTCGTCATGTTGCTGGCCCTGCCGCACATCTCGGAGGCGCTCGGCGCCACGAGCACCCAGCAGCTCTGGATCATGGACATCTACGGGTTCATGCTCTCCGGCTTCATGATCACCATGGGTACGCTCGGCGACCGCATCGGACGGCGCAAGCTGCTCCTGATCGGCTCGGCCGCGTTCGGCCTCGCCTCGGTGCTGGCCGCGTTCTCCACCAGCCCGCTGACCCTGATCGCCTCCCGCGCCCTGCTCGGCGTGGCCGGCTCGACCCTCGCGCCCTGCGCCCTGGCCCTGATCACGGCGATGTTCCGCGATCCGAAGCAGCGCGGTCTGGCGATCGGGCTGTGGCTGGTCTGCTTCATGGGCGGGGCGGCCGTCGGGCCGGTCGTCGGCGGCGTACTCCTGGAGAACTTCTGGTGGGGCTCGGTCTTCCTGCTGGGCGTGCCGGCGATGATCCTGCTGATGATCCTCGGGCCGCTGATCCTGCCCGAGCACCGCGACGAAAGCGCGGGCCGGCTGGACTTCCGCAGCGTGGCCCTCTCCCTCGCCGCGATCCTCCCGATCGTCTACGGCCTGAAGGAACTCGCGCGTGTGGGCCCCGAGCCGATCCCGTTCCTTGCGCTGGCCGGTGGGTTCGCCTTCGGCATCGCATTCGTACGCCGGCAGCGGCGCCTCGCCGACCCGCTGCTGGATCTGCGG
This genomic interval carries:
- a CDS encoding chloramphenicol phosphotransferase CPT family protein; this encodes MERPRTGQIILLNGTSSAGKTSIARELLPLLDRPYYFMPVDALNSMRHQRPMSADELEATLQRLAAGYHRAAAGMAEGGNDVVLDHVLRKPSWLRECVELFPADVVFVKVYCPLPELQRREAARGDRAIGKAESHYPLVHRDAVYDVEVDTSELSPRDCAERIKSFVDAPSDERAFARLRRAYA
- the def gene encoding peptide deformylase, which gives rise to MAEQPVDRRVRVLGQPVDEYPEVPPEAARGEVLRVTVVGEEILHRPCQDVTEFGTPELAKLVDDMFATQLVAQGVGLAANQVDVDLRLFVYDCPDDDGVRHVGHICNPVLDELPPAARRLVEHDEGCLSVPGPYAPVSRPDRAIVRGQDKDGNPLVIEGFGYFARCLQHETDHLNGKLYIDRLGSRQRKGVLKEMETRKDEVFARRAEKAAALGK
- a CDS encoding MFS transporter; its protein translation is MNEHRAGWREWAGLGVLALPTLLVSIDVFVMLLALPHISEALGATSTQQLWIMDIYGFMLSGFMITMGTLGDRIGRRKLLLIGSAAFGLASVLAAFSTSPLTLIASRALLGVAGSTLAPCALALITAMFRDPKQRGLAIGLWLVCFMGGAAVGPVVGGVLLENFWWGSVFLLGVPAMILLMILGPLILPEHRDESAGRLDFRSVALSLAAILPIVYGLKELARVGPEPIPFLALAGGFAFGIAFVRRQRRLADPLLDLRLFGNRAFSTALGCMFAGTMLMGALMMFISQHLQLVGGLSPLRAGLWMLPGVAASGIAFFVSPLLARRIRPAYLIGGGIGLSCVGLLVLTQVPAHAAPALVAIGFALTNLGAGPFVTLGTDLVVGNAPPAKAGSAAALNETSGEFGFALGIALLGSLATAVYRSSTPPAAGETLADAVLGGDGSVIAAARSAFVTGMHLAALVSAVILAGVAVAVVFLLRPTTSH